In Paenibacillus sp. 1781tsa1, one DNA window encodes the following:
- a CDS encoding AAA domain-containing protein: protein MKDQLLHMRDKLNNINKRNRSIRLLKIYQKWSFDLSAIDIMETRQDSESILKAILEQRIKEKITLLKPSIDSEKSMSLSKKLTDLYRQIKATEDESGVHDLYLGYPFLSGTLVDGTFIQAPLFLFPIRLEKDNTKLQKWVIQLEEGGPQLNRTLFLALKKLNQLNFSEEIFEEAASVAGSMDFNEVINFLAKQQLKVEYTKTGLSRLKEYMSNDIPQVSNMRLLENAVIGDFPQGGSAIVRDFDELIHLNDSSSLALVGEMIDFNINQSRDEGLLSNPVKLDERVDIKGDILNVLQSDGSQEEIIREARFQKGLVVHGPPGTGKSQVIVNLITDALHRKKKILVVCQKRAALDVVYQRMNTLGLSDHIALVHDENVDRKLLYQKITTILEHNDLQFAEALEQLINVTSRLNEQEELLNTIARALYEKQPFGYRLYELYGLSNPIIDSNKIISLQNVSGQLSKESFPKMTEALFTYGEWYELYGKEQYPLRDRNSFADFDIKEKLDTIKKLEDLIDKAKKAIDIIEKLGLIKFTPAYAWEVQQKINKIYPELDGNQKRFFPGLRLFWWTKLTGKSIIGQITNGEVFKGTNSTEWVKIKKILKYTYDLGKITMTLNEDLNALRSLVKGEDVVRLQERVADGEIPLQELILFLEYFQQDFDDLKSMDTFWKQSSIEIKSIITALQEKKVDYEKSLNKSWVDIFKNSAYVHWIDQIEAKYPDVQKISTNEFRRIRQSFAKLLEEKREVSAKYLIHELRNHVNLLQLNKGQFTKELKHQTSKKRMIWPLRKLVNQFSDNVLADILPVWLASPDVVSSIFPLQEGMFDIVIFDEASQLTVESSMPSVYRGKQIIVAGDEKQLQPSNLFRSGYADDEDDDEAKYDVDESLSLLNLAKRRFPEKILQWHYRSKFEELINFSNHAFYNGYVQIAPNVTPFKIPPAIVWKKVNGRWLNQSNEVEALEVVMQLKKILIEQDQKSVGIITFNAKQQSKILDVIDKTVLEDEEFRVLYTEQMARDLDERLFVKNIENVQGDERDIIIFSIGYAKNEEGKVYNRFGTLNQKNGENRLNVAITRAKESITVVSSIEPEDLNVANASEPGPRLFKSYLKYARAVSGNKNEDIKSVIQEINETISTHTAQQSLQFDSPFEEQVYQQLRNLGYELTTQVGMSGYRIDMAVVHPNDSSRYILGIECDGAMYHSSPSARERDVYRQRYLESRGWIIERIWSRNWWKNPAYEIEKIDQRIKELIEKGERNFY, encoded by the coding sequence TTGAAAGATCAGTTACTGCACATGAGAGATAAGCTAAACAATATCAATAAACGTAATCGCTCCATTCGATTATTAAAGATTTATCAGAAATGGAGCTTCGACCTTTCTGCAATAGATATTATGGAAACAAGGCAAGATTCTGAATCAATTCTAAAGGCGATTTTAGAACAGAGAATCAAAGAGAAGATCACTTTACTGAAGCCGTCAATCGATAGTGAAAAGTCAATGAGTTTATCCAAAAAACTTACAGATCTTTATCGTCAAATTAAAGCGACAGAAGATGAGTCAGGTGTCCATGATTTATACTTAGGCTATCCATTCTTATCAGGAACTCTTGTAGATGGTACCTTCATTCAAGCTCCTCTTTTTTTGTTCCCAATCCGACTAGAGAAAGATAATACCAAGCTACAAAAGTGGGTAATTCAACTCGAGGAGGGTGGCCCACAGCTTAATAGAACTCTTTTTCTGGCCTTGAAGAAGTTAAATCAACTTAATTTTTCAGAAGAGATTTTCGAAGAGGCTGCCTCAGTTGCAGGTTCTATGGATTTTAATGAAGTTATCAATTTCTTGGCAAAGCAACAGCTAAAGGTGGAATATACAAAAACGGGACTAAGTCGCTTAAAAGAGTACATGTCTAATGACATTCCACAAGTATCAAATATGAGACTGTTGGAAAATGCAGTGATAGGAGATTTTCCGCAAGGCGGATCAGCCATCGTTCGCGATTTCGATGAATTAATTCATTTAAATGATTCCAGTTCCCTTGCATTAGTGGGAGAAATGATTGATTTTAATATTAATCAATCAAGGGATGAAGGATTATTGTCTAATCCAGTAAAACTTGATGAACGAGTTGATATTAAAGGTGATATTTTAAATGTATTGCAAAGTGATGGTTCACAAGAAGAAATTATTCGAGAAGCTCGTTTCCAAAAAGGTCTTGTTGTCCATGGACCTCCAGGAACAGGTAAATCCCAAGTTATCGTAAATCTAATTACGGATGCTCTACATAGAAAGAAAAAAATTCTGGTTGTATGTCAAAAACGAGCTGCATTAGATGTGGTTTATCAACGGATGAATACATTAGGTCTAAGTGATCATATTGCTCTGGTACACGATGAAAATGTTGATCGAAAATTACTTTATCAAAAGATAACGACAATATTAGAGCATAACGATTTGCAATTTGCTGAAGCTTTAGAACAATTAATAAACGTTACCTCCAGGCTGAATGAGCAAGAAGAATTACTTAATACAATTGCAAGAGCACTTTACGAAAAGCAACCGTTTGGTTACAGATTGTATGAACTTTATGGTCTATCCAATCCTATTATTGATTCAAACAAGATCATTTCGCTACAAAACGTTTCTGGTCAGTTGTCGAAGGAGTCTTTTCCTAAAATGACGGAGGCTTTATTCACGTATGGAGAATGGTATGAGTTGTATGGAAAAGAGCAATATCCGCTTCGTGATCGTAATAGTTTTGCTGACTTTGATATAAAAGAGAAACTGGATACGATTAAGAAATTGGAAGATTTAATTGATAAAGCAAAAAAAGCCATAGATATTATCGAAAAGTTAGGTCTGATAAAGTTCACTCCTGCTTACGCTTGGGAAGTTCAACAAAAGATAAACAAAATATATCCAGAACTTGATGGTAATCAAAAGCGTTTTTTTCCAGGGCTACGCTTATTCTGGTGGACCAAACTTACAGGCAAATCCATCATTGGTCAGATTACGAATGGAGAGGTATTTAAAGGAACAAATTCAACCGAGTGGGTAAAAATTAAAAAGATTTTAAAGTACACGTACGACTTAGGCAAAATAACCATGACACTAAATGAAGATTTGAATGCATTACGTTCACTAGTCAAGGGAGAAGATGTAGTAAGGTTACAGGAGCGAGTAGCAGACGGGGAAATTCCTTTACAAGAATTAATCTTGTTTTTAGAATATTTCCAGCAAGATTTTGATGATTTGAAATCAATGGATACGTTCTGGAAGCAGTCCAGCATTGAAATAAAAAGCATTATAACAGCCTTGCAGGAAAAAAAAGTTGATTATGAGAAGTCCCTCAATAAGTCTTGGGTCGACATTTTTAAGAATTCTGCATATGTACACTGGATTGATCAAATTGAAGCGAAGTACCCTGATGTTCAGAAGATTTCTACAAACGAATTTAGGAGAATACGCCAATCATTTGCAAAATTATTAGAAGAAAAACGGGAAGTATCAGCAAAATATTTAATTCACGAATTAAGGAATCATGTTAATCTTCTGCAACTTAATAAAGGACAATTTACAAAAGAGTTAAAGCATCAAACGAGTAAAAAGAGAATGATTTGGCCTCTTCGAAAGTTAGTAAACCAATTCAGCGATAACGTATTAGCAGATATTTTACCCGTTTGGCTGGCTTCGCCAGATGTGGTCTCTTCAATTTTTCCTCTTCAAGAGGGAATGTTTGATATTGTTATCTTTGATGAGGCTTCACAATTAACGGTTGAAAGCAGCATGCCTTCTGTATATCGTGGAAAACAAATTATTGTAGCTGGGGATGAAAAGCAACTTCAACCATCTAACTTGTTTAGATCCGGCTATGCAGATGACGAAGACGATGACGAAGCGAAGTATGATGTGGACGAGTCTTTAAGCCTACTGAATTTAGCGAAAAGACGCTTTCCAGAAAAGATTTTACAGTGGCATTATCGGTCAAAATTTGAAGAGCTAATTAATTTCTCAAACCATGCTTTTTATAATGGTTATGTCCAAATTGCACCCAATGTTACTCCGTTTAAAATCCCGCCTGCAATTGTCTGGAAAAAGGTAAACGGAAGATGGTTGAATCAGTCTAACGAAGTTGAAGCTTTGGAAGTTGTGATGCAGTTGAAAAAGATATTAATCGAACAAGATCAAAAATCGGTTGGTATCATTACATTCAACGCGAAACAACAGTCTAAAATTCTTGACGTGATTGATAAGACAGTTTTAGAAGACGAAGAGTTCAGAGTACTTTACACGGAACAAATGGCTCGTGACTTAGATGAGAGGCTCTTTGTAAAAAATATTGAGAATGTTCAGGGTGACGAGCGAGATATTATTATATTTTCTATCGGATACGCTAAAAATGAAGAAGGAAAAGTGTATAACCGTTTTGGAACACTCAATCAAAAGAATGGTGAAAATCGACTTAATGTTGCGATTACACGTGCTAAGGAAAGCATAACAGTAGTTTCCAGCATTGAGCCCGAGGATTTAAATGTAGCCAATGCGTCAGAACCAGGTCCTAGATTATTCAAAAGTTACCTGAAATATGCTAGAGCCGTTTCTGGAAATAAAAATGAAGATATCAAATCGGTGATTCAAGAGATCAATGAAACAATAAGCACGCATACAGCTCAGCAATCCTTACAATTTGATTCTCCATTTGAAGAACAAGTGTATCAGCAACTCCGTAACTTGGGATATGAACTGACTACTCAGGTAGGTATGTCAGGTTATCGAATTGATATGGCAGTTGTCCATCCGAATGATTCTTCCAGATATATTCTAGGTATAGAATGTGATGGAGCTATGTATCACAGTTCGCCAAGTGCTAGAGAACGTGATGTCTACAGACAAAGATATCTGGAATCAAGAGGATGGATCATTGAGCGAATTTGGAGTAGAAACTGGTGGAAGAATCCTGCCTATGAAATTGAGAAAATAGATCAACGAATCAAAGAATTAATTGAAAAAGGAGAAAGAAATTTCTATTAA
- a CDS encoding ATP-binding protein — protein sequence MEASRQFDLNIEKVLEHWTPAYALRELIANAFDEHLLSQTSVPEIYKDEQGAWHIRDYGRGLRYEHFTQNENKEKLDNPEMVIGKFGVGLKDAMATFDRQNIRILIRSRHADISMDKSNKHGFEDILTLHAVIQPPSDNTLVGTDVTLYGVKDEDMEQAKDFFLYFSGDEILEKTTYGSVLNPNKQNKARIYVNGLCVAEEENFLFSYNITSLNAALRKALNRERTNVGRSAYTDRVKSILLACTDSEVANEMAADLKNFETGYIHDELQWTDVQLHACKILNASENVIFLTPDQMRNGGSLVTHAQDDGYRVVVVPESIAFRLTKIQDIEGKPIRDLDGYREEFNTSFQFNYITVSSLSKDEQKVFAVKELILNWLPSSQTKNIKEICISETMRVDYSGFEALGLWEPLEQRITIKRSQLQNVVDFSGTLLHEITHAFTGADDESLEFENGLTQMLGQLSSYAIKNESPRKFLGLFKM from the coding sequence ATGGAAGCTTCACGTCAATTTGACTTAAATATTGAAAAAGTGCTTGAACATTGGACCCCTGCCTATGCTTTACGAGAACTAATTGCTAATGCTTTTGATGAGCATCTATTATCGCAAACATCTGTCCCGGAGATTTATAAAGATGAACAAGGAGCGTGGCACATTCGAGATTATGGCCGTGGTTTACGATATGAGCACTTTACACAAAATGAAAATAAGGAAAAGTTAGATAATCCAGAGATGGTAATTGGGAAATTTGGTGTAGGATTGAAAGATGCAATGGCTACTTTTGACCGTCAGAATATCCGAATCTTAATTCGTTCTCGTCATGCAGATATATCTATGGATAAAAGTAATAAGCATGGATTTGAAGATATCCTTACTCTGCATGCGGTGATTCAGCCACCATCTGATAATACTCTTGTGGGGACAGATGTGACTTTATATGGAGTCAAAGATGAGGATATGGAACAAGCCAAAGATTTTTTTCTTTATTTTTCTGGGGATGAAATATTAGAAAAGACCACATATGGATCTGTCTTAAATCCAAATAAGCAGAATAAAGCAAGAATTTATGTGAACGGATTGTGTGTAGCTGAAGAAGAGAATTTCCTGTTTAGCTATAATATTACCTCTTTAAATGCAGCTTTACGCAAAGCGCTTAATCGAGAACGGACGAACGTTGGGCGGAGTGCTTACACAGACAGAGTAAAATCTATACTACTTGCGTGTACCGATTCAGAAGTTGCTAATGAAATGGCAGCGGATCTGAAAAATTTTGAAACCGGTTATATTCATGACGAGCTGCAATGGACTGATGTGCAACTCCATGCCTGTAAAATCTTGAACGCTAGCGAAAATGTAATTTTCCTCACGCCTGATCAAATGAGGAATGGCGGTTCTTTAGTCACTCATGCACAAGATGATGGTTACCGAGTTGTGGTTGTTCCAGAGTCCATTGCCTTTAGACTTACAAAAATCCAAGATATTGAAGGAAAGCCAATTCGAGATTTAGATGGTTATCGAGAAGAATTTAACACAAGTTTTCAGTTTAATTACATAACTGTTTCTTCTTTATCGAAAGATGAACAAAAGGTTTTTGCTGTAAAAGAGTTAATCTTAAATTGGCTACCAAGTAGCCAAACAAAGAACATAAAAGAGATCTGTATTTCGGAGACGATGAGGGTAGATTATTCTGGTTTTGAAGCACTTGGATTATGGGAACCTTTAGAACAAAGGATTACTATAAAAAGGAGTCAATTACAGAACGTAGTTGATTTTTCGGGTACTTTGTTACATGAAATTACTCATGCGTTTACTGGAGCAGATGATGAATCTTTAGAATTTGAGAACGGATTAACTCAAATGCTTGGGCAACTATCGTCCTATGCTATTAAAAATGAATCACCAAGGAAATTTTTAGGTTTATTTAAGATGTAA
- the cdiI gene encoding ribonuclease toxin immunity protein CdiI: MMYKILTTKAEIDRLVESYFWIIDFPRALTYFGDHERHGYGSGPLEVQFSSYHMPEEEEYIGDQKVCFIGEPPAYDEDVMAVMEHDEFYNYLMIYSEKYVKEHPEAKLEIYNLLDMVKKRLGLHS, from the coding sequence ATGATGTACAAAATTTTGACAACAAAAGCTGAAATAGATAGATTAGTCGAATCTTATTTCTGGATTATTGATTTTCCAAGAGCATTAACATACTTCGGAGATCATGAGAGACATGGTTATGGTTCAGGTCCACTGGAGGTACAATTTTCATCCTATCATATGCCAGAAGAGGAAGAGTATATCGGTGATCAGAAAGTGTGTTTTATTGGAGAGCCGCCAGCATATGATGAAGATGTAATGGCAGTGATGGAGCATGATGAATTTTATAACTATTTGATGATTTACAGTGAGAAGTACGTGAAGGAGCACCCAGAAGCTAAACTGGAGATTTATAATTTATTAGATATGGTAAAAAAAAGATTGGGTTTACATTCTTAA
- a CDS encoding WXG100 family type VII secretion target, protein MSTIKVNPEQLHHVSNQVDQARQQLEHIRSELTRQIMFVQMMWMGATQERFYYEFEQSRPILDKALESMVYTSKELKDIAIWFENTDAEKGSLGSVIGAVGAAAMMRSSASDAGTEDKGYRMAQVNVYGKLMWMPVNENGVTDQAALQAFKKDQGHWDFSRMQATDAEAPGEDIYAMQIKAFENGIHPFTGEPVSDKYAQMMLTSLKFSQLFMAFQMVRGSMPGGKGPFRLPSSHPAVAKIKKNLEAAEARKTNEQKKGSEGKGQVTKTVISEHVSDAEKLQRPYAHLVNVDGFKRGSRPGVSGGHNMDKFNEALQEDANKYGLSVKKDYFIGEPKKHNVEGIYEVEYQIPSLKRSESDKSIFEPITDSNGNVLGKRVNDPKTVYDPNIISNEKMYNWGKAALEPQIQTGNVKNGIVKGELNGLKFVGFVDEKGNIKNFYPAF, encoded by the coding sequence ATGAGTACGATTAAGGTGAATCCTGAGCAACTACATCATGTATCCAATCAGGTGGATCAGGCCAGACAACAGTTGGAGCATATTCGCAGTGAACTGACGAGACAGATCATGTTCGTTCAGATGATGTGGATGGGGGCGACGCAGGAGCGATTCTACTATGAGTTTGAACAGTCGCGCCCTATATTGGATAAAGCACTGGAGAGCATGGTGTATACTTCGAAAGAGTTAAAGGATATCGCGATCTGGTTTGAGAATACAGACGCGGAGAAGGGCAGTCTGGGCAGTGTTATTGGTGCTGTTGGTGCGGCAGCAATGATGAGGAGTTCAGCAAGTGATGCGGGTACGGAGGATAAAGGCTACCGGATGGCGCAAGTCAATGTGTATGGGAAGCTGATGTGGATGCCTGTGAACGAGAATGGTGTTACGGATCAGGCAGCCCTTCAGGCATTTAAGAAGGATCAGGGGCATTGGGATTTTAGTCGGATGCAAGCTACGGATGCTGAAGCGCCAGGGGAAGATATTTATGCGATGCAGATCAAAGCCTTTGAAAATGGAATTCATCCCTTCACAGGCGAGCCTGTATCCGATAAATATGCTCAGATGATGTTGACTTCTCTAAAGTTTAGCCAGCTATTTATGGCATTTCAGATGGTTCGCGGGAGTATGCCGGGTGGTAAAGGACCTTTTCGCTTGCCTTCTTCTCATCCAGCTGTGGCGAAGATTAAAAAGAATTTGGAAGCGGCTGAAGCGAGGAAAACGAATGAGCAGAAGAAGGGTTCTGAGGGCAAGGGACAAGTAACTAAGACAGTAATAAGTGAACATGTAAGTGATGCTGAGAAATTGCAAAGGCCATATGCTCACCTAGTAAACGTTGATGGATTTAAGAGAGGTAGTAGACCTGGAGTATCAGGTGGTCATAATATGGACAAATTTAATGAGGCCTTACAAGAAGACGCAAATAAGTATGGGCTGAGTGTTAAAAAGGATTATTTTATAGGTGAGCCCAAGAAGCACAATGTCGAGGGGATCTACGAGGTGGAGTATCAAATTCCGTCCTTGAAACGAAGTGAATCAGATAAAAGTATTTTTGAACCGATAACGGACTCAAATGGAAATGTGCTTGGGAAGAGAGTGAATGATCCCAAAACAGTATATGATCCTAATATAATTTCTAATGAAAAAATGTATAATTGGGGAAAAGCAGCATTAGAGCCACAGATACAGACTGGAAACGTGAAAAACGGGATAGTTAAAGGAGAACTAAATGGGCTGAAATTTGTGGGGTTCGTAGATGAAAAAGGGAACATAAAGAACTTTTATCCTGCTTTTTAA
- a CDS encoding DUF4879 domain-containing protein, with amino-acid sequence MKKLVGLALILVLVLSFNVAAYADGDVTQAKPLTKEEIINSKEFREAVKAAKAEFESQKADNAGGPVLFAPAPKVSHINVYGVVSPNGGQEIYGFNNNPLSTTNDHGGAWIQCITFQIGYDSSHFGKLAGNTMTNNWSEAIDLDGDRVIDAFAHSWVYESPNTTGGQFVGTVYSINIPTQWTAWINVR; translated from the coding sequence ATGAAAAAGTTGGTTGGTTTAGCTCTTATTCTTGTTCTCGTACTTTCGTTTAATGTAGCTGCCTATGCAGATGGTGATGTGACTCAAGCCAAACCGTTAACAAAGGAAGAAATTATTAATTCAAAAGAATTCCGTGAAGCTGTGAAAGCGGCTAAAGCTGAATTTGAATCGCAGAAGGCTGATAATGCGGGTGGTCCAGTTCTGTTTGCGCCTGCTCCGAAAGTATCTCACATTAATGTATACGGTGTCGTATCTCCTAATGGCGGTCAAGAAATTTACGGCTTCAATAACAACCCGCTCTCCACAACCAATGATCATGGTGGGGCTTGGATTCAGTGTATTACTTTCCAGATCGGTTATGACAGCAGTCACTTCGGCAAACTCGCTGGCAATACAATGACAAACAACTGGTCTGAAGCTATTGATCTAGACGGTGATCGTGTCATAGATGCTTTTGCCCATTCTTGGGTTTATGAATCCCCTAATACAACAGGCGGACAATTTGTAGGTACGGTCTATTCCATTAACATCCCAACACAGTGGACCGCTTGGATTAATGTTCGTTAA
- a CDS encoding prohibitin family protein, translating to MKNSKTFRTGAIAVALVIIVGVLLVTFFVTRIPNGYVGVVYSPNGGVKDSTLSQGWKLVGAFDKVTKYPIRIQTVEYRDIQIATSDGKNITIDFAYNYQVEPSKVSSIFNTFGPISIQEIEDTYLKTRFRDAARKGISKFTVIDVYGEKSSEAGVDVQQRFSDDVKELGFIVSNVTVGVPQPDAKTQEAIDKRVEASQELERKTTELEIAKKEAERKRVEAQGNADKLLIEAEGQAKANKELQQSLSSQLVEYETIKKWDGALPYVSGSNTPMIQLPGTKVEQNSGAGSVSP from the coding sequence ATGAAAAATTCAAAGACGTTTAGAACAGGGGCGATCGCGGTTGCATTGGTTATTATCGTGGGAGTATTATTGGTGACTTTCTTTGTAACACGAATTCCTAATGGATATGTCGGGGTTGTATATTCACCCAATGGAGGTGTAAAAGATAGCACACTGAGTCAAGGTTGGAAACTGGTTGGAGCGTTTGATAAAGTAACGAAATATCCGATCCGAATTCAAACGGTGGAATACAGAGACATTCAGATTGCAACTTCTGACGGAAAAAACATCACAATCGATTTTGCTTACAACTATCAGGTAGAACCAAGTAAAGTATCTTCTATATTCAATACATTTGGGCCAATTAGCATTCAAGAAATAGAGGATACATATCTCAAAACACGTTTCCGTGATGCAGCTCGTAAAGGAATTTCCAAGTTTACAGTCATTGATGTGTATGGTGAAAAGTCATCCGAAGCAGGCGTCGATGTTCAACAACGTTTCTCTGATGATGTTAAAGAGTTAGGATTTATCGTATCCAACGTTACCGTAGGCGTTCCTCAACCTGACGCCAAGACGCAGGAAGCAATCGATAAACGTGTCGAAGCATCTCAAGAACTGGAACGTAAAACGACTGAACTGGAGATTGCCAAAAAAGAGGCTGAACGCAAGCGTGTGGAAGCGCAAGGTAATGCAGACAAACTATTGATCGAAGCAGAAGGTCAAGCTAAGGCCAATAAAGAGCTTCAACAATCCTTATCGAGCCAACTCGTTGAATATGAAACCATCAAGAAATGGGATGGAGCCCTTCCATATGTGAGTGGATCAAATACGCCAATGATTCAATTACCGGGTACTAAAGTAGAGCAAAATAGTGGCGCGGGAAGCGTATCTCCCTAA
- the yaaA gene encoding peroxide stress protein YaaA: MRIIISPAKKMKIDTDLMAIAQMPQFINESEQLLSLLQKLSYDELKVMWKCNDAIAEQNVERIRNMDIKANLTPAIYAYEGIQYQYMAPGVFQNEELAYLQQHLRILSGFYGILRPLDGVTPYRLEMQGKLQGPGFKSLYQFWGSKLADQLQSESNCILNLASKEYSKNITPFLKEATRMITCVFGQMVDGKLVEKATRAKMARGEMVRYMAERKITDVEDIKSFDRLGFVFSEEKSEESTYVFLYSEGQ, translated from the coding sequence ATGAGAATTATCATATCACCAGCTAAAAAGATGAAGATCGACACCGATTTGATGGCTATCGCGCAGATGCCGCAATTCATAAACGAGTCAGAACAGCTATTGAGTTTGCTTCAAAAGTTATCCTATGACGAACTGAAAGTGATGTGGAAGTGTAACGATGCAATCGCCGAACAGAACGTGGAGCGGATTCGGAATATGGATATAAAAGCAAATCTTACGCCAGCCATCTATGCCTACGAGGGCATTCAGTATCAATATATGGCACCGGGCGTTTTTCAAAATGAGGAACTGGCGTATCTTCAGCAGCATTTACGAATATTATCCGGTTTTTATGGCATTTTACGGCCTTTGGATGGCGTTACGCCGTATCGGTTGGAGATGCAGGGTAAGCTGCAAGGTCCCGGTTTCAAATCGCTCTATCAATTCTGGGGCAGCAAGTTGGCGGATCAGCTTCAATCTGAAAGCAATTGTATTCTGAATTTGGCTTCCAAAGAGTATAGCAAGAACATCACGCCTTTCCTGAAGGAGGCAACCCGGATGATCACTTGTGTGTTCGGACAAATGGTCGATGGAAAACTTGTTGAAAAGGCAACCCGGGCCAAGATGGCCAGAGGTGAGATGGTACGATATATGGCTGAGCGGAAGATTACAGATGTGGAGGATATCAAGAGCTTTGACCGGTTAGGTTTTGTTTTCTCAGAAGAGAAGTCGGAAGAGAGTACTTATGTATTTCTATATTCAGAGGGACAGTAG
- a CDS encoding DUF3139 domain-containing protein, which yields MKLLKTSLVIVALVVIASFTWYGSYKSDMKQLEDDLRTYLTAEKGIDGNTIISITARRSKMPMYPVVVKFKDNPQEYIYYRADEWIQLMPDPHE from the coding sequence ATGAAGTTGCTAAAGACCTCATTAGTTATAGTTGCACTAGTGGTCATCGCTTCTTTTACATGGTATGGCTCTTATAAGAGTGATATGAAGCAGCTGGAGGATGACTTGAGAACATATTTAACCGCCGAAAAAGGAATAGATGGGAATACGATTATAAGCATCACTGCTCGTCGAAGCAAAATGCCGATGTATCCTGTTGTCGTCAAATTCAAGGACAATCCGCAGGAATATATCTACTATAGAGCAGATGAATGGATTCAGCTGATGCCTGATCCGCATGAATAA
- a CDS encoding restriction endonuclease: protein MARRKSKAKQEEELFQGLAGLVTLVGTAGTYLLTTSWKASICVGVLGFIGVVSLMVSLQRKRMKRLKRSGIAEIDQMDGFQFEQYLGHLFRSQGYKAEVTKAIGDFGADLILVKEGKRIAVQAKRYSKNVGIKAVQEAQSSIAYYGTDEAWVVSNSDYTSAAYELAKSNKVRLINREALIEMALAMRVQEVVTIEASSEVHIQENTCPKCGNNLVKRSGSRGDFFGCSSFPKCRHTAPMK, encoded by the coding sequence ATGGCAAGAAGAAAAAGTAAGGCGAAACAGGAAGAAGAACTATTTCAGGGACTAGCTGGCTTGGTTACGCTGGTAGGCACTGCGGGTACATATTTATTAACAACTTCTTGGAAAGCTTCAATATGTGTTGGAGTTCTTGGATTTATAGGTGTGGTTTCATTAATGGTTAGTCTTCAACGTAAACGAATGAAGCGTTTAAAGAGGTCGGGAATAGCAGAGATTGATCAAATGGATGGATTCCAATTCGAACAGTATCTTGGGCATCTTTTTCGTTCTCAAGGCTATAAGGCCGAGGTTACCAAAGCAATTGGTGATTTTGGAGCTGACTTAATCTTAGTCAAAGAGGGAAAGCGAATTGCAGTTCAAGCGAAGCGCTACAGTAAAAATGTAGGGATCAAGGCGGTCCAAGAAGCCCAGTCCTCTATTGCGTATTATGGAACCGATGAAGCATGGGTTGTTTCCAATAGTGATTACACTTCAGCTGCGTATGAACTTGCAAAGTCCAATAAAGTGAGATTAATAAACAGAGAGGCTTTAATTGAGATGGCGTTAGCCATGAGAGTTCAGGAAGTTGTTACTATAGAGGCTTCTTCTGAAGTACATATACAGGAGAACACTTGTCCAAAATGTGGGAACAATCTTGTTAAACGTTCTGGTTCAAGAGGGGACTTTTTTGGATGCAGTAGTTTCCCTAAATGTCGTCACACTGCACCAATGAAATGA